The following are from one region of the Nocardioides marmotae genome:
- a CDS encoding NAD(P)H-dependent oxidoreductase: protein MPRVLVIDAHPDDRSLCAALAERYAAGARAGGAEVELLALRDLEVDLNLRRGLHGDQPTEPDLVRARAALVAADHVAVITPVWWGSVPALLKGFLDRALERGWAYRYRDNGMPEGLLAGRSARVVVTTDSPGWWLRGLMGDSAVRQLTRSTLRFCGLRPVRATRIGQVHGSTADQRAAWLDQVEDLGRADTRRTPRRGKLMPPLPAAEPEPVT, encoded by the coding sequence GTGCCCCGAGTCCTCGTCATCGACGCCCACCCCGACGACCGGTCGCTGTGCGCGGCACTCGCCGAGCGGTACGCCGCCGGCGCCCGCGCAGGCGGCGCCGAGGTCGAGCTGCTCGCCCTGCGCGACCTGGAGGTCGACCTCAACCTGCGCCGCGGCCTGCACGGCGACCAGCCGACCGAGCCCGACCTCGTCCGCGCCCGCGCGGCCCTGGTCGCCGCCGACCACGTCGCGGTGATCACCCCCGTGTGGTGGGGCTCGGTGCCCGCGCTGCTCAAGGGCTTCCTCGACCGGGCGCTGGAGCGCGGCTGGGCCTACCGCTACCGCGACAACGGCATGCCGGAGGGCCTGCTGGCGGGCCGCTCCGCCCGGGTCGTCGTCACCACCGACTCCCCCGGCTGGTGGCTGCGCGGGCTCATGGGCGACAGCGCTGTGCGTCAGCTGACCCGCAGCACACTGCGCTTCTGCGGTCTGCGGCCCGTCCGCGCCACCCGGATCGGGCAGGTGCACGGCAGCACGGCCGACCAGCGCGCAGCCTGGCTCGACCAGGTCGAGGACCTCGGCCGCGCCGACACCCGGCGTACGCCGCGTCGCGGCAAGCTGATGCCGCCGCTGCCGGCCGCCGAGCCCGAGCCGGTCACCTGA
- a CDS encoding nucleotidyltransferase domain-containing protein produces MTSADPAFHLPPGLSAERRDLLVEVVVRNDAAHGPALLGLILSGSVARGLATERSDLDVYVVLTDEAAADRRTTHSATVDEVPLALSELEELPTFGSEGWWYRWSFAWAPVIDDRTGGTLASLAHAQATVSPTEAREILVDHDRLDGWINYAYRALKSDRDGRALERRLDAAESVPWLLDTVFTLAGRVRPYHKYLPWELEHHPLPGWPAEELLGLLRRTLDGDPSAIRETFDRVEAACRAFDRSLAEPALAPVIDDWGSELALFRA; encoded by the coding sequence GTGACCAGCGCCGATCCCGCCTTCCACCTCCCTCCCGGACTGTCGGCGGAGCGGCGCGACCTCCTGGTGGAGGTCGTGGTACGCAATGACGCGGCGCACGGCCCGGCCCTGCTCGGGCTGATCCTCTCGGGATCGGTCGCCCGCGGACTCGCGACGGAACGGTCGGACCTGGACGTGTACGTCGTGCTGACCGACGAGGCCGCCGCCGACCGCAGGACCACCCACTCCGCGACGGTGGACGAGGTGCCCCTGGCTCTCTCCGAGCTGGAGGAGCTCCCCACCTTCGGCAGCGAGGGCTGGTGGTACCGGTGGTCCTTCGCGTGGGCGCCGGTCATCGACGACCGGACCGGCGGGACCCTGGCGTCCCTGGCGCACGCGCAGGCCACGGTCTCGCCGACGGAGGCGCGGGAGATCCTCGTCGACCACGACCGGCTGGACGGGTGGATCAACTACGCGTACCGGGCGCTCAAGAGCGACCGGGACGGGCGGGCGCTCGAGCGACGCCTGGACGCGGCGGAGTCCGTCCCCTGGCTGCTCGACACCGTCTTCACGCTGGCCGGACGCGTCCGGCCCTACCACAAGTACCTGCCCTGGGAGCTCGAGCACCATCCGCTGCCGGGCTGGCCCGCCGAGGAGCTGCTCGGCCTCCTGCGACGGACCCTCGACGGGGACCCCTCGGCGATCCGCGAGACGTTCGACCGGGTCGAGGCGGCGTGCCGAGCGTTCGACCGGTCCCTCGCGGAGCCCGCTCTCGCGCCGGTCATCGACGACTGGGGGAGCGAGCTGGCCCTCTTCCGGGCCTGA
- a CDS encoding RNA polymerase sigma factor, producing the protein MFVSSTARKIPAEVLSHPAVVALIERGKPSGSLSPEDVRQASEDAAVEPRHLKSLLAHLSSLGISVDVSASAQRAVAATTARKTTTAKTAKKAPAKKATSAAAKKAAAAPAAEPAVAPVVAAAPVIGPDGKKILPDVPDEQFEKDVAQDPTIKADEEEATATSSFVVSSADETDEPAQQVMVAGATADPVKDYLKQIGKVPLLNAEMEVELAKRIEAGLFSEEKLAKGGKISPKLHEELEWIAEDGRRAKNHLLEANLRLVVSLAKRYTGRGMLFLDLIQEGNLGLIRAVEKFDYTKGYKFSTYATWWIRQAITRAMADQARTIRIPVHMVEVINKLARVQRQMLQDLGREPTPEELAKELDMTPEKVIEVQKYGREPISLHTPLGEDGDSEFGDLIEDSEAIVPADAVSFTLLQEQLHAVLDTLSEREAGVVSMRFGLTDGQPKTLDEIGKVYGVTRERIRQIESKTMSKLRHPSRSQVLRDYLD; encoded by the coding sequence GTGTTCGTGTCCTCGACCGCGCGCAAGATCCCTGCCGAGGTGCTCTCGCACCCAGCCGTCGTGGCCCTCATCGAGCGGGGTAAGCCGTCGGGCAGCCTGAGCCCGGAGGATGTCCGCCAGGCCAGTGAGGACGCGGCCGTCGAGCCGCGGCACCTCAAGTCGCTGCTGGCCCACCTGAGCTCGCTGGGCATCTCCGTCGACGTGAGCGCCAGCGCCCAGCGCGCCGTCGCCGCGACGACCGCCCGCAAGACCACCACGGCCAAGACCGCCAAGAAGGCGCCGGCCAAGAAGGCCACCTCCGCGGCCGCCAAGAAGGCTGCCGCCGCTCCGGCGGCGGAGCCCGCGGTGGCGCCCGTGGTCGCGGCCGCCCCGGTGATCGGCCCCGACGGCAAGAAGATCCTCCCCGACGTCCCGGACGAGCAGTTCGAGAAGGACGTCGCCCAGGACCCGACGATCAAGGCCGACGAGGAGGAGGCCACGGCCACCTCGAGCTTCGTCGTCTCCTCCGCCGACGAGACCGACGAGCCGGCGCAGCAGGTCATGGTCGCCGGCGCGACCGCCGACCCGGTCAAGGACTACCTCAAGCAGATCGGCAAGGTCCCGCTGCTCAACGCCGAGATGGAGGTCGAGCTCGCCAAGCGGATCGAGGCCGGCCTGTTCTCGGAGGAGAAGCTCGCCAAGGGCGGCAAGATCAGCCCGAAGCTCCACGAGGAGCTTGAGTGGATCGCCGAGGACGGCCGTCGCGCCAAGAACCACCTGCTCGAGGCCAACCTCCGCCTGGTCGTCTCGCTGGCCAAGCGCTACACCGGCCGCGGCATGCTCTTCCTGGACCTGATCCAGGAGGGCAACCTCGGCCTCATCCGTGCGGTCGAGAAGTTCGACTACACCAAGGGCTACAAGTTCTCGACGTACGCCACGTGGTGGATCCGCCAGGCGATCACCCGCGCGATGGCCGACCAGGCCCGCACCATCCGCATCCCGGTGCACATGGTCGAGGTCATCAACAAGCTCGCGCGCGTCCAGCGCCAGATGCTCCAGGACCTGGGCCGCGAGCCCACCCCGGAGGAGCTGGCCAAGGAGCTCGACATGACCCCCGAGAAGGTCATCGAGGTCCAGAAGTACGGCCGGGAGCCCATCTCGCTGCACACTCCGCTCGGCGAGGACGGCGACAGCGAGTTCGGTGACCTGATCGAGGACTCCGAGGCGATCGTCCCCGCCGACGCGGTCTCCTTCACGCTGCTCCAGGAGCAGCTGCACGCGGTCCTCGACACGCTCTCCGAGCGCGAGGCCGGCGTGGTCAGCATGCGCTTCGGCCTCACCGACGGGCAGCCGAAGACCCTCGACGAGATCGGCAAGGTCTACGGCGTGACCCGCGAGCGGATCCGCCAGATCGAGTCCAAGACGATGTCGAAGCTGCGTCACCCCTCGCGCTCGCAGGTCCTGCGCGACTACCTGGACTGA
- a CDS encoding HhH-GPD-type base excision DNA repair protein translates to MPSTPAIHITGDEAADRVLAEDPFALVVGMMLDQQYPMEHAFRGPAKVLERFGTLDPARIAAADPEEFASVCATPPAIHRFPGSMAARLQELAALVQERYDGHAERLWTEAASGKDLLKRVQALPGFGKQKAQIFVALLAKQLDVRPEGWEQAVGDYALEGYRSVADVVDGDSLQKVRDFKKAAKAAAKAKTAG, encoded by the coding sequence ATGCCCAGCACCCCTGCCATCCACATCACCGGTGACGAGGCCGCGGACCGCGTCCTCGCCGAGGACCCCTTCGCACTGGTCGTCGGGATGATGCTCGACCAGCAGTACCCGATGGAGCACGCCTTCCGCGGCCCGGCCAAGGTCCTGGAGCGCTTCGGCACGCTCGACCCGGCCCGGATCGCGGCGGCGGACCCCGAGGAGTTCGCGTCCGTGTGCGCGACCCCGCCGGCGATCCACCGCTTCCCGGGGTCGATGGCGGCCCGCCTCCAGGAGCTCGCGGCGCTGGTGCAGGAGCGGTACGACGGCCATGCCGAGCGGCTGTGGACCGAGGCGGCCTCGGGCAAGGACCTGCTCAAGCGGGTCCAGGCCCTGCCGGGGTTCGGCAAGCAGAAGGCGCAGATCTTCGTCGCGTTGCTCGCCAAGCAGCTCGACGTCCGCCCCGAGGGCTGGGAGCAGGCGGTGGGCGACTACGCCCTCGAGGGCTACCGCTCCGTGGCCGACGTCGTCGACGGCGACTCCCTGCAGAAGGTGCGCGACTTCAAGAAGGCCGCGAAGGCGGCCGCCAAGGCCAAGACCGCGGGCTGA
- a CDS encoding universal stress protein, which yields MGTVVVGYVPKPEGEAALAKAIDEARLRGAKLVVVNSHRGGPDADPADAEAAEAELAAVQARLEGCGVEHEVRHLIRGFEPAEDLISIADANDAELIVIGLRRRSPVGKLILGSNAQRILLDATCPVLAVKAGD from the coding sequence ATGGGAACCGTGGTGGTCGGCTACGTACCGAAGCCCGAGGGCGAGGCAGCCCTGGCGAAGGCGATCGACGAGGCCAGGTTGCGAGGGGCGAAGCTCGTGGTGGTCAACTCCCACCGCGGCGGCCCCGACGCCGACCCGGCCGATGCCGAGGCGGCGGAGGCCGAGCTGGCCGCCGTCCAGGCCCGGCTGGAGGGCTGCGGGGTGGAGCACGAGGTGCGTCACCTCATCCGCGGGTTCGAGCCGGCCGAGGACCTGATCAGCATCGCCGACGCCAACGACGCCGAGCTGATCGTCATCGGCCTGCGTCGCCGCTCCCCGGTCGGCAAGCTCATCCTCGGCAGCAACGCCCAGCGGATCCTGCTCGACGCCACCTGCCCGGTGCTCGCGGTCAAGGCGGGTGACTGA
- a CDS encoding LacI family DNA-binding transcriptional regulator, whose protein sequence is MASGVPSERRRSTLADVAAGAGVSLMTASYAYSRPGRVSERARGRVLAAAAELGYPGPDPRARSLRRGTTLTLGVVLGEYLTYAFDDPGAVAFMAGIAEVCADRGYGMTILPLTGAAEDARRITDAAVDGFVVWTTSEDDPALAAIRATRRPAVVHGGPAGAGATVVTIDDRAAARAVGALAFAGARRPAVVSQPLDRDRRSHVGRGIDVDSVAFPVTRARLAGYREAAEESGVDWNDVLVAVCSRNDATEAEQITRGLLGSARPPDAIAAMSDQMAAGVVRAARAAGRAVPDDLAVTGWDDLPVAAELGLTTVAQSLRDQGAACARVALGQEPPATVPWSVVPRATTTKRVASRPPA, encoded by the coding sequence ATGGCTTCCGGCGTGCCTTCGGAGCGGAGGCGGTCGACGCTCGCGGACGTCGCCGCCGGCGCCGGGGTGTCCCTGATGACCGCCTCCTACGCCTACAGCCGTCCGGGGCGGGTGTCCGAGCGGGCTCGGGGCAGGGTGCTCGCGGCCGCCGCCGAGCTCGGCTATCCCGGGCCCGACCCGCGGGCCCGGTCGCTGCGGCGCGGGACCACGCTCACCCTCGGGGTGGTCCTGGGGGAGTACCTGACCTATGCCTTCGACGATCCCGGAGCGGTGGCCTTCATGGCCGGGATCGCAGAGGTCTGCGCCGATCGCGGGTACGGGATGACGATCCTGCCGCTCACAGGCGCCGCGGAGGACGCGCGCCGGATCACCGACGCGGCGGTCGACGGGTTCGTCGTGTGGACGACCTCCGAGGACGACCCCGCGCTGGCGGCGATCCGGGCGACGAGGCGGCCGGCGGTGGTCCACGGGGGACCGGCCGGGGCCGGCGCGACCGTCGTGACCATCGACGACCGGGCGGCGGCCCGGGCCGTCGGAGCCCTGGCCTTCGCCGGGGCCCGGCGCCCCGCCGTGGTGAGCCAGCCCCTCGACCGCGACCGGCGCAGCCACGTCGGCCGCGGCATCGACGTCGACTCCGTCGCGTTCCCGGTGACCCGGGCGCGGCTCGCGGGATACCGGGAGGCGGCCGAGGAGTCCGGTGTCGACTGGAACGACGTGCTGGTCGCCGTCTGCTCGCGCAACGACGCCACCGAGGCGGAGCAGATCACCCGGGGCCTGCTCGGCTCCGCGCGACCGCCCGATGCCATCGCCGCCATGAGCGACCAGATGGCGGCCGGTGTGGTCCGGGCCGCTCGCGCGGCAGGCCGGGCCGTCCCGGACGACCTGGCGGTGACCGGGTGGGACGATCTCCCGGTCGCCGCGGAGCTGGGCCTGACCACCGTCGCCCAGTCGCTGCGCGACCAGGGAGCAGCCTGCGCCCGCGTCGCGCTCGGCCAGGAGCCGCCGGCCACCGTGCCGTGGTCGGTCGTGCCACGGGCGACCACCACGAAACGTGTGGCGTCTCGGCCGCCCGCCTGA
- a CDS encoding MFS transporter, with amino-acid sequence MAGLHRDRTTWTAYVVLGWFAYLQAAPGLVVPHLRDELELDYATGGLYVTAFAGGSTVAGLLSARLEHALERRLLLSSSVGLMAVGAIGLAGTDTVAGTLGATAIMGLGGGGVLATVQATLADHHGDLRAVALTEANVAASCGYLLLVGALATTSALGADWRLPLLISLLVPVATWWQTRGPSVDAVPPRAAQRDRTRLPAAFWVAVALVACTTAVEWSVTAWGATLIQERTRVSAATAVALMAAYFGGFLAGRVVGSRIVLRVGPTRLLGWALALSAIGFAVVWLSADPAPSTVGLALLGTGIGNLFPLALSASVAIAPDHAAQVSGRVVVASAGAVLLAPLTIGVLADATTLRAALLAVAALLGLAAACLARLHRSGQPQPRPA; translated from the coding sequence ATGGCGGGTCTGCACCGCGACCGAACCACCTGGACGGCGTACGTCGTCCTGGGCTGGTTCGCCTACCTGCAGGCGGCGCCCGGCCTGGTCGTCCCGCACCTGCGCGACGAGCTGGAGCTGGACTACGCGACGGGCGGGCTGTACGTCACGGCGTTCGCGGGCGGCAGCACGGTCGCCGGGCTGCTGTCGGCGAGGCTCGAGCACGCGCTCGAGAGGCGCCTCCTGCTCTCGTCGTCGGTCGGCCTCATGGCGGTCGGGGCGATCGGGTTGGCCGGCACCGACACCGTCGCTGGGACCCTGGGCGCCACCGCGATCATGGGTCTGGGCGGCGGCGGGGTGCTCGCGACCGTCCAGGCCACGCTGGCCGATCACCATGGCGACCTCCGCGCGGTCGCACTGACCGAGGCCAACGTCGCGGCGAGCTGTGGCTACCTCCTGCTGGTCGGAGCGCTGGCGACGACGTCCGCCCTCGGAGCCGACTGGCGGCTCCCGCTCCTGATCTCCCTCCTCGTCCCGGTCGCGACCTGGTGGCAGACCCGCGGTCCGTCGGTGGACGCGGTGCCGCCACGGGCCGCGCAGCGCGACCGGACGCGGCTCCCCGCCGCCTTCTGGGTCGCGGTGGCCCTCGTCGCCTGCACGACCGCCGTGGAGTGGTCGGTCACCGCATGGGGCGCCACGCTGATCCAGGAGCGGACCCGGGTGTCAGCCGCGACCGCGGTGGCGCTGATGGCCGCCTACTTCGGCGGTTTCCTCGCCGGTCGGGTCGTGGGGAGCCGCATCGTGCTGCGCGTCGGTCCCACGCGCCTGCTGGGCTGGGCGCTCGCGCTGAGCGCCATCGGGTTCGCCGTCGTGTGGCTCTCGGCGGACCCGGCGCCGTCGACGGTGGGCCTGGCACTGCTCGGCACGGGGATCGGGAACCTGTTCCCCCTGGCCCTCTCCGCCTCGGTCGCGATCGCTCCCGACCACGCGGCGCAGGTCAGCGGCCGGGTGGTCGTCGCCTCGGCCGGCGCGGTCCTGCTCGCTCCGCTGACCATCGGGGTGCTGGCGGACGCGACGACCTTGCGGGCCGCGCTCCTCGCGGTCGCGGCCCTGCTGGGCCTCGCGGCCGCCTGCCTCGCCCGGCTGCACCGCTCCGGACAACCGCAGCCGCGACCCGCGTGA
- a CDS encoding DUF456 domain-containing protein, which produces MSLLEVLVALAILVGIIGIVVPVLPGTLLVLAAVLVWTIQVGGATAWSVLAVATALLALGAVVKYAVPGRRLKDAGIPGSTLVVGGLLGVVGFFVVPVVGLLLGFVLGVYLAEHRRVGPALAWPSTKHALRAAGLSLLIELLAALAAAAVWVVGVVAT; this is translated from the coding sequence GTGAGCCTGCTCGAAGTCCTGGTCGCCCTGGCCATCCTGGTCGGCATCATCGGGATCGTGGTCCCCGTGCTGCCCGGCACGCTGCTGGTGCTGGCGGCGGTGCTGGTCTGGACCATCCAGGTCGGCGGCGCGACCGCCTGGAGCGTCCTCGCGGTCGCCACCGCCCTCCTCGCGCTCGGCGCGGTGGTCAAGTACGCCGTCCCGGGCCGTCGCCTCAAGGACGCCGGCATCCCCGGGTCGACCCTCGTGGTCGGCGGCCTGCTCGGCGTGGTCGGCTTCTTCGTCGTCCCCGTGGTCGGCCTGCTCCTCGGCTTCGTGCTCGGCGTCTACCTCGCCGAGCACCGGCGGGTCGGGCCGGCGCTGGCGTGGCCCTCGACCAAGCACGCCCTGCGCGCCGCCGGCCTCAGCCTCCTCATCGAGCTCCTCGCCGCGCTGGCCGCGGCCGCGGTGTGGGTCGTCGGGGTCGTCGCGACCTGA
- a CDS encoding cupin domain-containing protein: protein MTEVHAASLGPLVEEHLALARSAEAGRSSHTTYGGQEHRLRQTLIALAAGRSLGEHEAPGEATLQVLRGSVRLHAGTETWEGLEGDLLIVPVVRHDLEAVTDAAVLLTVVTGTRDAH from the coding sequence GTGACTGAGGTGCACGCCGCGTCGCTCGGCCCGCTGGTCGAGGAGCACCTCGCGCTGGCCCGGTCCGCCGAGGCCGGCCGCAGCTCCCACACGACGTACGGCGGCCAGGAGCACCGGCTGCGCCAGACGCTGATCGCGCTGGCGGCCGGCCGGTCGCTGGGCGAGCACGAGGCACCGGGGGAGGCCACCCTCCAGGTCCTGCGCGGGTCGGTGCGGCTGCACGCCGGCACCGAGACGTGGGAGGGGCTGGAGGGCGACCTGCTGATCGTCCCGGTGGTGCGCCACGACCTCGAGGCGGTCACCGACGCCGCCGTCCTGCTGACCGTCGTGACCGGCACGCGCGACGCCCACTGA
- a CDS encoding DMT family transporter: MGALLALGAALAYGVGDFVGGFASQRVSPWAVVLTAQLGGAAAVLGVATVVDGSPTGADLAWAVLGGVGNGLGTACLYRGLSSGRMGVVAPVSGVSATLLPVLVAVASGERPGALVWLGTAAALPAIWLVAREPASASVPPRLGLSPRPRTGALDGLLAGLGFGTLFVALAEIPEEAGLLPLALNQLVAGLAVVAVALVVRAAWVPRQRWAAVGLVSGVLGATATGCFMLATREGYLTVAAVLTSLYPAVTVVLAAVLLREAVHRSQALGLVLCAGAVVLVAAG, from the coding sequence ATGGGCGCCCTGCTCGCCCTGGGCGCGGCCCTCGCCTACGGGGTCGGCGACTTCGTCGGCGGCTTCGCCTCCCAGCGGGTCTCGCCCTGGGCCGTCGTGCTGACCGCGCAGCTGGGCGGCGCGGCCGCCGTGCTCGGCGTGGCCACGGTGGTCGACGGTTCGCCGACCGGCGCCGACCTCGCCTGGGCCGTCCTCGGGGGCGTGGGCAACGGCCTCGGCACCGCCTGTCTGTACCGCGGGCTCTCCTCGGGCCGGATGGGCGTGGTGGCCCCGGTCTCCGGGGTCAGCGCGACGCTGCTCCCCGTGCTCGTCGCCGTCGCCTCGGGCGAGCGCCCCGGCGCCCTGGTCTGGCTCGGGACCGCCGCCGCCCTCCCGGCCATCTGGCTGGTCGCCCGCGAGCCCGCCTCCGCCAGCGTGCCGCCCCGCCTCGGACTCTCGCCGCGCCCCCGGACCGGCGCGCTCGACGGCCTCCTGGCGGGGCTCGGCTTCGGCACGCTCTTCGTCGCCCTGGCCGAGATCCCCGAGGAGGCGGGGCTGCTCCCCCTCGCCCTCAACCAGCTCGTCGCCGGCCTCGCCGTCGTCGCGGTGGCCCTCGTCGTCCGCGCCGCCTGGGTCCCCCGGCAGCGGTGGGCCGCGGTGGGCCTGGTCAGCGGGGTGCTCGGCGCCACCGCGACCGGGTGCTTCATGCTCGCCACCCGCGAGGGCTACCTCACGGTCGCGGCCGTGCTGACCTCGCTCTACCCCGCCGTCACCGTGGTGCTCGCCGCGGTGCTGCTGCGCGAGGCGGTGCACCGCAGCCAGGCCCTCGGGCTGGTGCTGTGCGCGGGCGCGGTCGTGCTGGTCGCCGCCGGCTGA
- a CDS encoding DUF7455 domain-containing protein, producing the protein MTTTVAPSAPLTAADRCDRCGAQAYLRVELQTGGELLFCAHHAREHGDKLKEIAANVVDETHKLSGAPAAASDDER; encoded by the coding sequence GTGACCACCACCGTTGCACCCAGCGCCCCGCTGACGGCTGCGGACCGCTGCGACCGTTGCGGAGCCCAGGCCTACCTCCGTGTGGAGCTCCAGACCGGCGGAGAGCTGCTGTTCTGCGCCCACCACGCACGCGAGCACGGCGACAAGCTCAAGGAGATCGCGGCCAACGTCGTCGACGAGACCCACAAGCTCTCCGGCGCCCCTGCGGCCGCCTCGGACGACGAGCGCTGA
- a CDS encoding DNA gyrase/topoisomerase IV subunit B — translation MGRFDTSPSTDRRRPGAGPAGPPDPPHRRSPTIAENAYNAAHLLVLEGLEAVRKRPGMYIGSTDTRGLMHCLWEIIDNGVDEALGGHARRVEVTLHPDGSAEVHDDGRGIPTDKEPKTGLPGVEVVATKLHAGGKFGGGSYVATGGLHGVGLSVVNALSTRMDIDVERSPAAQGISFRRGVPGVFAEEGPAADFEPRSGLTRKGGKVAKGRTGTRIRFWPDRQIFTKDAAFVYDELVTRARQTSFIVPGLELVIRDLRGSADGGELVEDKFRHDGGITEFTDFLASDEPVTEVLRLQGSGTFTETVPLLDDKGHMTPQEVERELEVDVAVRWGTGYDTEVRSFVNVIATPKGGTHVSGFEQAITRTFNEAMKAAKVLKVNDDDVTKDDVLEGMTAVVTVRLAEPQFEGQTKEILGTPAARTVVRRVVAAELKEFLTSTKRQEKAQAKLVMEKVAGAAKTRIAARQHKETQRRKNALESSALPSKLADCRATDNDRTELFIVEGDSALGTAKLARNSEFQALLPIRGKILNVQKASVGDMLKNAECASIIQVVGAGSGRTFDLDARRYGRIIFMADADSDGAHIRCLLATLFFKYMPDLIREGRVYSAVPPLHRIEISNPRKGQEKYVYTYSDDQLQRKLAELKKKNVKWKDPVQRYKGLGEMDADQLAETTMDPRHRTLRRITVDDADAAANVFELLMGSDVAPRKEFIVQGAYEVDVEAIDA, via the coding sequence GTGGGTAGATTCGACACGAGCCCGTCGACGGACCGCCGACGACCCGGCGCCGGCCCTGCCGGGCCGCCGGACCCGCCCCACCGCAGGAGCCCCACGATCGCCGAGAACGCCTACAACGCCGCGCACCTCCTGGTCCTGGAGGGCCTGGAGGCCGTCCGCAAGCGCCCCGGGATGTACATCGGGTCGACCGACACCCGCGGGCTCATGCACTGCCTGTGGGAGATCATCGACAACGGCGTCGACGAGGCCCTCGGCGGCCACGCCCGCCGGGTCGAGGTCACCCTGCACCCCGACGGCTCGGCGGAGGTCCACGACGACGGTCGGGGCATCCCGACCGACAAGGAGCCCAAAACCGGTCTGCCCGGCGTGGAGGTCGTGGCGACCAAGCTGCACGCCGGCGGCAAGTTCGGCGGCGGGTCGTACGTCGCCACCGGCGGCCTGCACGGCGTCGGCCTCTCGGTGGTCAACGCGCTCTCGACCCGGATGGACATCGATGTCGAGCGGTCCCCGGCGGCCCAGGGCATCTCGTTCCGGCGCGGCGTCCCCGGCGTCTTCGCCGAGGAGGGCCCGGCGGCCGACTTCGAGCCGCGCTCGGGGCTGACCCGCAAGGGCGGCAAGGTGGCCAAGGGCCGCACCGGCACGCGGATCCGCTTCTGGCCCGACCGCCAGATCTTCACCAAGGACGCCGCCTTCGTCTACGACGAGCTGGTCACCCGCGCCCGGCAGACCTCCTTCATCGTCCCGGGCCTGGAGCTGGTGATCCGTGACCTGCGTGGCTCTGCCGACGGTGGGGAGCTGGTCGAGGACAAGTTCCGCCACGACGGCGGCATCACCGAGTTCACCGACTTCCTCGCCAGCGACGAGCCGGTGACCGAGGTGCTGCGCCTCCAGGGGTCGGGCACGTTCACCGAGACGGTGCCGCTGCTCGACGACAAGGGCCACATGACCCCGCAGGAGGTGGAGCGGGAGCTCGAGGTCGACGTGGCCGTGCGGTGGGGGACCGGCTACGACACCGAGGTCCGCTCCTTCGTCAACGTGATCGCCACCCCGAAGGGCGGCACGCACGTCAGCGGTTTCGAGCAGGCGATCACCCGCACCTTCAACGAGGCGATGAAGGCCGCGAAGGTGCTCAAGGTCAACGACGACGACGTCACCAAGGACGACGTGCTCGAGGGGATGACCGCGGTGGTCACCGTGCGGCTCGCCGAGCCGCAGTTCGAGGGCCAGACCAAGGAGATCCTCGGCACGCCGGCGGCGCGCACCGTCGTACGCCGGGTGGTCGCCGCGGAGCTCAAGGAGTTCCTCACCTCGACCAAGCGCCAGGAGAAGGCCCAGGCCAAGCTGGTCATGGAGAAGGTGGCCGGCGCGGCCAAGACCCGCATCGCCGCCCGCCAGCACAAGGAGACCCAGCGCCGCAAGAACGCCCTGGAGTCCTCGGCGCTGCCCTCCAAGCTCGCCGACTGCCGCGCCACCGACAACGACCGCACCGAGCTGTTCATCGTCGAGGGTGACTCCGCGCTCGGCACCGCCAAGCTCGCGCGCAACTCCGAGTTCCAGGCGCTGCTGCCGATCCGCGGCAAGATCCTCAACGTCCAGAAGGCCTCGGTCGGCGACATGCTCAAGAACGCCGAGTGCGCCTCGATCATCCAGGTCGTCGGCGCCGGGTCGGGCCGGACCTTCGACCTCGACGCCCGCCGCTACGGCCGGATCATCTTCATGGCCGACGCAGACTCCGACGGCGCGCACATCCGCTGCCTGCTGGCGACGCTGTTCTTCAAGTACATGCCCGACCTGATCCGCGAGGGCCGGGTCTACTCCGCCGTCCCGCCGCTGCACCGCATCGAGATCTCCAACCCGCGCAAGGGCCAGGAGAAGTACGTCTACACCTACTCCGACGACCAGCTGCAGCGGAAGCTCGCGGAGCTGAAGAAGAAGAACGTCAAGTGGAAGGACCCGGTCCAGCGCTACAAGGGCCTCGGTGAGATGGACGCCGACCAGCTGGCCGAGACCACCATGGACCCCCGCCACCGCACCCTGCGCCGGATCACCGTCGACGACGCCGACGCCGCGGCCAACGTCTTCGAGCTGCTCATGGGCTCCGACGTCGCCCCGCGCAAGGAGTTCATCGTCCAGGGCGCCTACGAGGTCGACGTCGAGGCGATCGACGCGTGA